One Thermoplasma volcanium GSS1 genomic window carries:
- a CDS encoding toprim domain-containing protein: MRRYRRKNSSIPIIVEGRNDLASLRKLSFYGEIIVFNRGISITSFSDEISNKYREVIILTDFDNKGSFLKDRFYGYLTGMGVYVDLYLWNFIRKHVPIRTVEELPAEFEREVEKEIQM; the protein is encoded by the coding sequence ATGAGAAGATACAGAAGGAAAAACTCAAGTATCCCGATAATCGTTGAAGGTAGAAATGATCTTGCATCGTTGAGAAAGTTGTCCTTTTACGGTGAGATAATAGTATTTAATCGAGGTATATCTATAACGTCATTTTCTGATGAAATATCAAACAAATACAGAGAAGTAATAATTCTTACAGATTTCGACAATAAGGGAAGTTTTCTCAAAGATCGATTCTACGGATACCTAACAGGGATGGGTGTATATGTGGATCTATACCTGTGGAATTTCATAAGGAAGCATGTGCCAATTAGGACAGTCGAAGAACTTCCGGCAGAATTTGAAAGAGAAGTTGAGAAGGAAATACAGATGTAA
- a CDS encoding aldehyde ferredoxin oxidoreductase family protein: protein MYGINGKILWVDLTSEKIWEESIPETIYKKYLGGVGLGAYILNREIKGPIDALGPDNVLGFVTGIFNSHNVPLGGRLEVVAKSPMTGTWGDSNCGGKFAPELKNTGYDGIFIRGIAKKPVYLKVIDDKVSIEDASALWGKDAYETETELKKIDPKGQAMVIGVPGEKMMYAAAIMNEYGRAAGRSGLAAVMGSKKLKGIFVRGTKKIQPYDEKLLMETIKKIQIQFRNSMDLVNPWHMFGTTQITESSHLNGDTPIKNWAGVGIVDFGEDNAKKISGEEIRKDVLKSYGCAQCTLACGGHVRRETRYGKVEGHRLEYEGTGAFGGLNLVSDLDAMSMSFELCNRYGLDIITTGAVIAFANECYEKGILTENDVGFKLGFGNADAEVKLTELIGKGEGIGRILGMGQKYASKVIGKGSEQFAMHIGGQDLPMHDPRLMPSLGNTYISDPTPGRHTAGGIGFNEGFELVLPFNHSTSNTKIERYQYNGKGKLQLFAAAGQEIINSTGMCMFSTNIWPNSYPYRDLIKAITGWDINEDELIKIGWRIQVIRHMFNAKQNVNQYEIKPPGRVMGYPPLTAGPTAGVSIDYETLRKEYLEEAGIDRQGKPTKEVIEKLEIEPELIAGLY, encoded by the coding sequence ATGTATGGAATCAACGGCAAGATACTTTGGGTCGACCTGACCTCTGAAAAGATATGGGAAGAATCAATTCCAGAAACTATTTACAAAAAATACCTTGGTGGTGTAGGTTTAGGTGCGTACATACTGAACAGGGAAATCAAAGGCCCGATTGATGCTCTTGGCCCGGATAATGTGCTCGGTTTCGTCACTGGTATTTTTAACAGCCATAACGTTCCATTAGGCGGAAGACTGGAAGTTGTAGCAAAGTCACCGATGACTGGTACTTGGGGCGATTCAAACTGCGGAGGCAAGTTTGCTCCAGAGCTTAAGAATACAGGATATGACGGCATATTCATCCGCGGCATAGCAAAGAAACCCGTATATTTGAAAGTGATAGATGATAAGGTTTCAATAGAAGATGCTTCTGCTCTCTGGGGAAAAGATGCTTACGAAACGGAGACGGAATTGAAAAAGATAGATCCAAAAGGGCAGGCAATGGTCATCGGTGTTCCTGGGGAGAAGATGATGTACGCGGCCGCAATAATGAACGAATACGGAAGGGCAGCAGGCAGATCGGGCCTGGCGGCGGTTATGGGTTCCAAAAAGTTGAAGGGAATATTCGTAAGAGGAACAAAGAAAATACAGCCTTACGATGAAAAGCTGCTCATGGAGACGATAAAGAAGATACAGATTCAGTTCAGAAATTCTATGGATTTAGTTAATCCATGGCACATGTTTGGTACTACACAAATCACAGAATCTTCCCATCTAAATGGAGATACACCTATAAAGAACTGGGCCGGAGTAGGCATAGTAGACTTTGGAGAAGATAACGCAAAGAAAATAAGCGGTGAAGAAATAAGAAAGGACGTATTGAAATCCTATGGGTGCGCGCAATGCACCCTTGCATGTGGTGGACACGTAAGAAGGGAAACAAGATACGGTAAAGTTGAAGGGCACAGGCTTGAGTATGAAGGTACGGGTGCTTTTGGTGGCTTAAATCTTGTTTCTGATCTGGATGCTATGTCCATGAGCTTTGAACTCTGCAACCGCTATGGGCTTGATATTATAACTACTGGCGCTGTGATAGCTTTTGCCAACGAGTGCTATGAAAAGGGGATACTTACGGAAAATGACGTTGGATTCAAGCTTGGCTTTGGAAACGCTGATGCAGAGGTAAAGCTAACCGAACTCATAGGAAAAGGAGAAGGGATAGGCCGTATACTTGGGATGGGCCAAAAATATGCTTCAAAAGTGATAGGCAAGGGAAGTGAACAGTTCGCAATGCATATTGGAGGCCAGGATCTGCCAATGCACGATCCTAGGCTAATGCCATCACTTGGAAACACGTATATCTCTGATCCTACACCAGGCAGGCACACAGCAGGAGGCATAGGCTTTAATGAAGGCTTCGAGCTTGTTCTGCCATTTAATCATAGTACATCCAATACGAAGATAGAAAGGTACCAGTATAACGGTAAAGGGAAGCTTCAACTTTTCGCAGCTGCTGGACAGGAGATCATAAATTCCACAGGTATGTGCATGTTTTCAACGAACATTTGGCCTAACAGCTATCCGTACAGAGATTTGATAAAGGCCATAACAGGCTGGGACATAAATGAAGATGAATTAATAAAGATTGGTTGGAGGATTCAAGTTATTAGGCACATGTTCAATGCAAAGCAAAACGTTAACCAGTATGAGATAAAGCCACCTGGCCGGGTAATGGGATATCCTCCGCTGACAGCGGGACCTACCGCAGGCGTATCTATTGACTATGAAACTCTCAGAAAAGAATACTTAGAGGAAGCGGGAATTGACAGGCAGGGGAAGCCTACAAAAGAAGTAATAGAAAAACTGGAAATTGAACCTGAACTTATAGCGGGGTTATATTAA
- a CDS encoding APC family permease — MDSRVSDRKLRRELTTWDLLMLSLGGIIGSGWLFAAFGAATTAGPGSIFAWIIGGVIIIFIALVYAELGAMIPRSGAIVRYGHLSHGSFAGFVLGWAYFLSAVSVPAIEAEGVITYAASYSSKYGIVLLTNTGVMSVLGTFLAMLLMLGFFFLNYAGIKIMGKTNTGLTWWKFVIPTLTVILLLVVSFRPSNIIVGGIVPYGWAPVFSAVATSGIVFSYLGFRQGIDYGGEAKTPQRSIPLATVFSVLIGILLYTALQIVFIGGIDWGKLGLVPGSWAQIYSLATSNSNPEAVALYDAPFAHIAQAAGLVFLTYILFADAYISPSGTLNVYLGTSTRTLYGMAANGHMPKKLLEIMDKNRIPFIPLLATLLIGYIFFLPFPSWYKMVGFITSATAFTYIVGGAALMSLRRTAPELKRPFKLPYARVLSPIAFIGAGEVVYWSGWPLVLYLAIAIFLGFAVYFVLLLLGAIENSFTKENIKAGLWVPIFIIVLTVLSYIGDTSLGGIGVIKFPFDLVTVAVISFIFYMWSVRSGIRTEDITEMIESGSQYVFEESAREAVGK; from the coding sequence ATGGACTCACGTGTCTCTGATAGAAAGCTCAGAAGAGAGTTGACTACATGGGATCTTTTAATGCTTAGCCTTGGTGGGATCATAGGTTCTGGCTGGCTTTTTGCTGCATTTGGTGCGGCTACTACTGCCGGTCCCGGGTCAATTTTTGCGTGGATTATTGGAGGAGTTATAATTATTTTTATAGCACTGGTCTATGCAGAACTTGGCGCAATGATACCAAGGAGCGGTGCAATAGTAAGATATGGCCACCTTTCCCATGGGAGCTTTGCCGGATTCGTTTTGGGATGGGCCTATTTCCTCAGCGCCGTATCCGTGCCAGCCATCGAGGCAGAAGGTGTAATAACTTACGCAGCTAGTTATTCCTCTAAGTATGGAATAGTTCTACTGACGAACACTGGTGTTATGAGTGTTCTAGGAACTTTTCTTGCGATGCTGCTAATGCTTGGTTTCTTCTTTCTGAACTATGCTGGAATAAAGATAATGGGAAAAACGAATACAGGGCTTACATGGTGGAAATTCGTAATCCCTACGCTTACAGTAATATTACTGCTAGTCGTTTCTTTTAGGCCTTCGAACATAATTGTCGGTGGTATAGTTCCTTACGGATGGGCTCCTGTCTTTTCTGCAGTAGCTACTTCTGGCATAGTCTTCTCCTACCTTGGTTTCAGGCAGGGCATCGATTACGGCGGTGAAGCCAAGACCCCACAAAGATCGATACCTCTAGCGACAGTGTTTTCTGTACTTATAGGCATATTACTATACACAGCTCTTCAGATCGTATTTATAGGTGGAATAGATTGGGGAAAGCTTGGTCTTGTACCAGGATCATGGGCTCAAATATATTCTCTGGCTACCTCCAATTCCAATCCAGAGGCTGTCGCACTCTATGATGCTCCATTTGCCCATATAGCACAGGCTGCTGGACTTGTGTTTTTAACATATATATTGTTTGCTGATGCCTACATATCCCCATCGGGTACGCTAAACGTGTATTTAGGAACATCAACAAGGACGCTATACGGTATGGCGGCCAACGGCCACATGCCTAAGAAACTACTTGAAATAATGGACAAAAACAGGATACCATTTATACCTCTTCTTGCTACATTGCTAATTGGATATATATTTTTCTTGCCGTTCCCAAGCTGGTACAAAATGGTGGGCTTTATAACAAGTGCAACAGCTTTCACCTATATAGTAGGCGGCGCCGCACTTATGAGCCTGAGAAGAACAGCACCTGAACTAAAGAGGCCGTTCAAGCTGCCTTATGCCAGAGTGCTTTCTCCCATCGCGTTCATAGGAGCAGGAGAAGTGGTCTATTGGTCTGGATGGCCCCTCGTTCTATACCTAGCTATAGCCATATTCCTTGGTTTTGCCGTATACTTTGTTTTGTTGTTATTAGGTGCTATAGAAAACAGCTTCACAAAAGAAAACATAAAAGCAGGGCTTTGGGTACCTATATTTATAATTGTACTCACTGTGCTTTCATATATTGGGGATACCTCTCTGGGCGGCATAGGGGTAATAAAGTTCCCGTTCGATCTTGTAACAGTGGCGGTGATAAGCTTCATATTCTATATGTGGTCTGTAAGAAGCGGCATAAGAACCGAGGATATAACAGAAATGATAGAATCTGGATCTCAGTACGTCTTTGAAGAATCCGCTCGTGAAGCCGTTGGAAAATAA
- a CDS encoding single-stranded DNA-binding protein, translated as MEDITKIKDLTPSSRRVNVLGKVLSVGEPKTIQTKFGDQRSVTEVTIGDDTGKVILSLWGDQAAQAKTGDTLMIGNGYVSLVRGHIRLNVGKYGSLTVSDEEVDEVNESYDASEKEYENVYRSNPHRGNFRRGNYRNNNRDEEEE; from the coding sequence ATGGAAGATATAACGAAAATAAAGGATCTAACACCCTCCTCACGGAGAGTGAATGTTTTAGGAAAAGTTTTGTCCGTTGGAGAACCAAAGACAATCCAGACAAAGTTTGGAGACCAAAGATCGGTTACAGAAGTGACCATTGGGGATGACACTGGCAAAGTTATTTTGTCCTTATGGGGTGACCAAGCAGCCCAGGCTAAGACAGGAGACACCTTAATGATAGGAAACGGCTATGTTTCATTAGTCAGAGGCCATATCCGCCTTAACGTTGGCAAATATGGTTCATTAACTGTTTCTGATGAAGAAGTTGACGAAGTCAATGAAAGTTATGATGCGAGTGAAAAAGAATACGAAAACGTATATAGAAGCAACCCTCACAGGGGAAACTTCAGAAGGGGAAATTACAGAAATAACAACAGAGATGAAGAAGAAGAGTAA
- a CDS encoding ATP-dependent DNA ligase translates to MKFSLVTDAFEKMSKTTKRTELTEILVELLKSADEDLQSLVYLIEGKLAPDYQGIETQMSDKLIIKALSIVSNIPEEAVSETYSKLGDIGSVAREIAAKKNMRSLVNEDLTVKYVHDTLMRMAKTSGSGSTKARIDAYVDLALSGTPADLMYITRIITGKLRIGVSDATILDAIILAFSDEKYSEEIENAYNFHPDLGYIAVQLRLGNLESVINMGPTPMVPFKVMLAERLRSVDEIVQKMNGKCAFEYKYDGMRTEIHIVDEKVRLFSRGNEETTGQFPDIVKSAKETFHVSSVILDGEAVPYNPETGELYPFQVISQRRGRKYDLDKVSNEIPITVFLFDIVYINGKDLSKTPYAERRRILEGLFKENDNFKLAKRIVSSDTGTITKFFNQAIEDGCEGLVAKSMADDSYYKAGARGWLWIKLKRDYQAQLWDTIDLTVVGAFMGHGRRSGTYGALLLATYNEKNDTFETVCKLGSGFTDDVLFSLPKRFAEFVSKEKPARVVSTIEPDVWIYPSIVMEIIGAEITISPVHTCAFGIIEKDAGLSIRFPRFTGKWRDDKKPEDSTTTQEIIEMYKEQKKTLTEEKS, encoded by the coding sequence ATGAAATTTTCACTGGTAACGGACGCTTTTGAGAAGATGTCAAAGACGACTAAGCGCACAGAACTTACGGAAATATTGGTAGAGCTCCTTAAATCCGCAGATGAAGACTTACAATCCCTTGTTTATCTAATTGAGGGAAAACTTGCTCCAGATTACCAGGGCATAGAAACTCAGATGTCTGATAAACTCATAATAAAAGCACTCTCCATAGTTTCAAATATACCGGAGGAAGCTGTATCAGAAACTTACTCCAAGCTAGGAGATATCGGATCCGTGGCAAGAGAAATTGCAGCGAAAAAAAACATGAGATCTCTCGTGAATGAGGATTTAACCGTTAAGTACGTACACGATACACTTATGAGAATGGCGAAAACTAGCGGTTCAGGAAGTACAAAGGCTAGAATAGATGCCTATGTAGACTTGGCTCTTAGCGGGACTCCTGCCGATCTCATGTATATAACTCGGATAATAACAGGAAAACTCCGTATTGGTGTATCCGATGCGACAATACTTGACGCAATAATCCTGGCTTTTTCAGATGAAAAGTACAGCGAGGAAATAGAGAATGCATATAATTTCCATCCCGATCTCGGATACATAGCTGTACAGTTAAGATTAGGAAACTTAGAATCAGTAATAAACATGGGCCCCACCCCAATGGTTCCGTTTAAGGTAATGTTAGCTGAACGACTACGTTCTGTAGATGAAATAGTCCAAAAAATGAACGGTAAATGTGCTTTCGAATACAAGTACGACGGTATGCGAACAGAGATCCATATAGTAGATGAAAAAGTGAGGTTGTTTTCGAGAGGAAACGAAGAAACTACAGGTCAATTTCCTGATATAGTGAAATCGGCTAAAGAAACTTTCCATGTCTCTTCTGTTATACTGGATGGGGAAGCTGTTCCCTACAACCCAGAGACAGGGGAACTTTATCCCTTCCAGGTTATTTCTCAGAGAAGGGGCCGGAAGTATGACCTCGATAAAGTTTCCAACGAAATTCCAATAACCGTTTTTCTCTTCGATATAGTATATATCAATGGAAAAGATCTGTCAAAGACTCCATATGCTGAACGGCGCAGGATCCTTGAAGGTCTTTTCAAGGAAAATGACAATTTCAAACTGGCTAAGAGGATTGTATCAAGTGATACTGGAACCATAACAAAGTTCTTTAATCAAGCAATAGAAGACGGATGCGAGGGCCTTGTTGCCAAGAGCATGGCCGATGATTCTTATTATAAGGCTGGTGCTAGGGGATGGCTTTGGATAAAACTAAAGAGAGACTATCAGGCCCAGCTTTGGGATACTATTGATCTAACGGTAGTTGGTGCATTCATGGGCCACGGAAGAAGGAGTGGAACGTACGGCGCTTTGCTTCTTGCAACTTATAACGAAAAGAATGATACTTTCGAAACTGTGTGTAAACTTGGTTCGGGATTTACAGATGATGTTCTATTTTCGTTGCCAAAAAGGTTTGCTGAGTTTGTCAGCAAAGAAAAACCAGCCAGAGTTGTAAGCACTATCGAACCAGATGTTTGGATATACCCCTCAATTGTCATGGAGATAATAGGCGCTGAAATAACAATAAGCCCTGTACATACGTGTGCCTTCGGCATAATAGAAAAAGATGCAGGCTTGTCTATAAGATTCCCCAGGTTCACCGGCAAATGGAGAGACGACAAAAAACCAGAAGATTCTACAACAACTCAGGAAATAATAGAAATGTACAAGGAACAGAAAAAAACATTAACAGAAGAGAAGAGTTAA
- the acs gene encoding acetate--CoA ligase alpha subunit produces the protein MDLKKLFYPDSVAVIGASNDNTKIGYQIIRNLKEGGYKGKIYPINTKDGTILGYKAYPSILDVPDEVDLAILSIPAKYTPQAAEECGRKGVFGIIVVASGFSEVGNKDLEDQLANTCKKYGVRLLGPNVVGLMNNVIKLNASFAPYLPYPGTIGMISQSGALIVGLDAMTWANKTGTSFLISIGNMADLDFSDLVTFLADDENVSCISLYAEGLKAGRKFVDTARLINKPIVMLKSGVSKHGSVAAASHTGSLAGSHRVYDGALKQAGVIRAYSIEELFDLSLTLSLQKPMKGDNLIVVTNGGGIGVLATDQAEASGLPLQTPSNDLQGKIKQIIPSFGSTKNPIDMSAMATPQIYADTIKTVMEDESVDGLVVLYCEVANLDPSDAAKGIINGVLSSNRKIPVVAGFVGGENSINASLYLIKNGIPTFDSPDKAVKAISALRKHQQMNDLICVGPERPSDLKKDGIGSELKKYIEAGVKSLSELESKKIFSEYGINVNKTELARSKDDLMKIAQEFKYPVVAKIQSPDVIHKTDVGGVILNISNSDELLKAYDDIISNVKKNVPNARIDGIVVEEMLKGDLETIIGTINDPTFGPTVMFGLGGTAVQVLEDVSFRMAPVCKKEAYDMINETIAGKLMKEFRGRGPLDIDAVVDQIVRFSWLEYDHPEIKGVDANPMIVSTKGATVVDARILL, from the coding sequence ATGGACTTAAAAAAATTGTTTTATCCTGATTCAGTTGCAGTCATAGGCGCCTCCAACGATAACACAAAGATAGGTTACCAGATAATAAGAAATCTTAAAGAAGGGGGTTATAAGGGGAAGATTTACCCTATTAACACAAAAGACGGCACAATACTTGGCTACAAGGCCTATCCATCTATACTGGATGTACCAGATGAAGTCGATCTTGCAATACTTTCAATACCTGCAAAGTATACACCACAGGCGGCTGAAGAATGTGGTAGAAAAGGGGTTTTTGGAATAATTGTTGTAGCTTCCGGGTTCTCAGAAGTAGGAAATAAAGATCTTGAAGATCAACTCGCTAATACCTGCAAGAAATACGGAGTAAGGCTTTTAGGTCCGAATGTCGTAGGGCTTATGAACAATGTTATAAAGTTGAATGCATCATTTGCGCCTTATCTGCCTTATCCTGGAACAATAGGCATGATATCTCAAAGCGGTGCCTTGATAGTCGGCTTAGATGCTATGACATGGGCAAATAAAACAGGAACAAGCTTTCTTATAAGTATTGGCAATATGGCCGATCTTGACTTCTCCGATCTCGTAACTTTCCTAGCAGATGATGAAAATGTCTCATGCATATCTCTCTATGCAGAAGGCCTTAAGGCAGGAAGGAAGTTTGTAGACACCGCAAGGTTAATAAACAAACCAATAGTTATGCTTAAATCCGGTGTTTCAAAACATGGATCAGTTGCCGCGGCTTCCCATACTGGATCTCTAGCTGGGTCTCACCGTGTTTATGATGGCGCATTAAAACAAGCTGGAGTAATAAGAGCTTATTCGATAGAAGAACTTTTCGATCTATCCTTAACGCTTTCTCTTCAAAAGCCAATGAAAGGCGATAATCTCATCGTTGTTACAAACGGCGGCGGAATAGGAGTTCTCGCAACTGACCAAGCGGAAGCATCAGGTTTGCCTTTGCAGACGCCTTCTAACGATCTTCAGGGAAAGATAAAGCAAATAATACCTTCGTTTGGAAGTACGAAGAACCCAATAGATATGAGTGCGATGGCCACACCTCAGATATATGCAGATACAATAAAAACGGTGATGGAGGATGAGAGTGTTGACGGCCTTGTCGTACTTTATTGCGAAGTAGCAAATCTTGACCCGTCAGATGCAGCAAAGGGAATAATCAATGGTGTACTGTCATCAAATAGGAAGATACCTGTAGTCGCTGGGTTTGTTGGTGGCGAAAACTCTATTAATGCATCGCTATATCTAATCAAAAATGGAATACCAACCTTCGACTCTCCTGACAAAGCAGTGAAGGCCATTTCTGCACTAAGAAAACACCAGCAGATGAATGATCTTATATGTGTTGGACCGGAAAGACCGTCAGATTTGAAAAAGGATGGCATTGGATCGGAGCTTAAGAAGTACATTGAGGCTGGCGTAAAGTCCCTAAGTGAGCTAGAGAGCAAGAAAATATTCTCTGAATATGGGATAAACGTAAACAAGACAGAACTTGCCAGGAGTAAGGACGATCTGATGAAAATAGCCCAGGAGTTTAAGTATCCTGTTGTAGCTAAAATACAGAGCCCTGATGTTATACACAAGACCGATGTAGGCGGTGTTATTCTGAATATAAGCAATAGCGATGAACTTCTAAAGGCATATGACGACATAATCTCCAATGTTAAAAAGAACGTACCAAATGCCAGGATCGATGGTATTGTCGTTGAAGAGATGCTGAAAGGTGATCTTGAAACAATAATAGGTACAATAAACGATCCTACATTCGGGCCTACTGTTATGTTTGGGCTAGGCGGTACAGCTGTGCAGGTACTTGAAGACGTATCATTCAGGATGGCACCAGTCTGCAAGAAAGAAGCATACGACATGATAAACGAAACCATTGCCGGAAAGCTTATGAAGGAATTCAGAGGGAGAGGGCCGCTGGATATAGACGCAGTTGTCGATCAGATAGTAAGATTTTCTTGGCTTGAGTATGATCATCCAGAGATAAAAGGCGTCGATGCAAATCCGATGATCGTATCGACTAAAGGTGCAACCGTAGTCGACGCTAGAATATTACTATAA